A window of the Butyricimonas virosa genome harbors these coding sequences:
- a CDS encoding 7-carboxy-7-deazaguanine synthase QueE translates to MLHLAKDGIFPITKDKDGKLLKELPASGLHVPGTIQGEGKLNGIPSLFIRLAGCNLHCTWKTLAGNTCECDTAYAAFKVENSFSLPIREIVQIIDHNRGNIDHIVITGGEPFLQADKVRELCMQLKKEPHFHMTVETNATIYVEECAGMIDFFSLSPKLSGSVPPAPYADHHNNTRINIPAIQSFITHARENKKDFQLKFVYSGENDVIEIQALLRQLDGWTNEDILLMPMGATPEELNLSIPKTLEHCIRNGWRFCDRLHISLFGNKQGV, encoded by the coding sequence ATGTTACATTTGGCGAAGGACGGTATTTTCCCGATCACGAAAGACAAGGACGGTAAATTGCTAAAGGAACTGCCCGCCTCTGGATTACACGTGCCGGGAACGATTCAGGGCGAGGGAAAATTAAACGGTATACCTTCCTTGTTTATCCGGCTAGCCGGGTGTAATCTCCATTGCACGTGGAAAACACTGGCCGGGAATACTTGCGAATGTGACACGGCATACGCCGCTTTTAAAGTTGAGAATTCATTCTCCCTGCCCATAAGAGAAATCGTGCAAATTATCGATCACAACCGGGGAAACATAGATCATATCGTGATCACGGGTGGTGAACCCTTCTTGCAAGCGGATAAAGTCAGAGAATTGTGTATGCAATTAAAAAAAGAGCCCCATTTTCACATGACCGTCGAAACCAACGCCACGATTTATGTAGAAGAGTGTGCCGGGATGATCGACTTTTTTAGTCTTTCACCCAAATTATCCGGCTCTGTTCCTCCCGCTCCTTACGCGGACCACCACAACAATACCCGTATTAACATCCCGGCCATACAATCATTTATCACGCACGCACGCGAAAACAAAAAAGACTTTCAACTAAAATTCGTTTACTCCGGGGAAAACGACGTGATCGAAATCCAAGCACTTTTGAGGCAACTAGATGGATGGACAAACGAAGACATCTTGTTAATGCCCATGGGTGCCACACCCGAAGAATTAAACCTCTCGATTCCTAAAACTTTGGAACATTGCATCCGGAATGGATGGCGCTTCTGCGATCGACTGCACATATCTCTTTTTGGAAACAAACAGGGTGTATAA
- a CDS encoding 6-pyruvoyl trahydropterin synthase family protein, with amino-acid sequence MLIRKLFKFEGAHIVRNCSSHRCRENIHGHSYIVEVFITSDKLDRGYMVIDFVLLDKVKELVDSFDHTYSLWQEESDELKTFIYKYNRRVAEIPVSPSAEGYALLFLYLIDKILQNTEHKNGEGNVRLSSVRVHETATGYAEAFREDLQLVNFNIHDIRFSEAIREEWKDDQWWEGIR; translated from the coding sequence ATGTTAATCAGAAAGTTATTCAAATTCGAAGGGGCACACATCGTGCGGAATTGTTCTTCACACCGTTGTCGGGAGAACATTCATGGACATTCGTATATCGTGGAAGTATTTATCACGTCCGACAAGCTGGACCGGGGATATATGGTGATAGACTTCGTGCTGCTGGATAAAGTGAAGGAACTTGTGGATAGTTTCGACCATACCTACTCGCTGTGGCAGGAAGAATCCGACGAGTTGAAGACTTTTATCTACAAATACAACCGTCGGGTGGCTGAAATCCCCGTCTCCCCTTCTGCAGAAGGATACGCTTTGTTGTTCCTTTACCTGATCGACAAAATCCTACAAAACACGGAGCATAAAAACGGGGAAGGAAACGTACGGCTCTCTTCCGTTCGGGTACATGAAACAGCAACCGGGTACGCCGAAGCTTTCCGGGAAGACCTGCAACTCGTGAACTTCAACATTCATGACATCCGTTTTTCCGAAGCTATCCGGGAAGAATGGAAAGATGATCAGTGGTGGGAAGGAATAAGATAA